In the Hordeum vulgare subsp. vulgare chromosome 7H, MorexV3_pseudomolecules_assembly, whole genome shotgun sequence genome, one interval contains:
- the LOC123411958 gene encoding transcription factor MYBS3-like, which translates to MTRDGVPPAAPAGGGAGDGPRRCGQCGHHGHNARTCTARPVKLFGVRIGDKPIRKSVSMGNLAQLAEGSGGARAEGYGSEGDDDKPHRKRGESWSEEEHKNFLLGLNKLGKGDWRGISRNYVVSRTPTQVASHAQKYFIRQTNVNRRKRRSSLFDMVIEDPGDQSLSRSSSQEMPLSRSSSQDVEELVDDLRPVTAPVTPPAPMPVITSVSVRPPMPGMAPPAPVPMLTYASAPSPVLAMTHQPQGNESVGSSSTAGEAGMVMPQVMPSYAYPPMMIPAPHYVQAVFPFPYYSYAPVFYGPPVSMQASSSGTVQVSHEPVRPVAVHSVPPVNVEDLYNMSQLNLKGDSSSNGVAPNLPLPPNPNGRPERQSAFHGKGPGNGSSNGPIPTK; encoded by the exons TGCCACCGGCGGCGCCTGCCGGCGGCGGTGCTGGGGACGGGCCGAGGCGATGCGGGCAGTGCGGGCACCACGGGCACAACGCACGCACGTGCACAGCGCGCCCCGTGAAGCTCTTCGGCGTGCGCATCGGCGACAAGCCAATCAGGAAGAGCGTCAGCATGGGCAACCTCGCGCAGCTCGCCGAGGGCAGCGGCGGTGCCAGGGCCGAGGGGTACGGCTCCGAGGGCGACGACGACAAACCCCACAGGAAGCGAG GTGAGTCATGGTCAGAAGAGGAGCACAAAAATTTTCTACTTGGATTGAATAAATTAGGAAAAGGTGATTGGCGTGGCATATCCCGTAATTATGTTGTCTCGAGGACGCCTACTCAAGTTGCTAGCCATGCTCAGAAGTATTTCATTCGCCAAACAAATGTTAATAGGAGAaagagaagatcaagcctcttcgATATGGTTATTGAGGAT CCTGGTGACCAGTCACTCTCCCGTTCATCGTCACAAGAGATGCCGCTCTCCCGTTCATCTTCACAAGATGTAGAAGAGTTGGTAGATGATCTACGGCCTGTTACTGCTCCTGTGACACCACCCGCTCCTATGCCCGTGATAACATCTGTTTCAGTCCGGCCACCAATGCCAGGAATGGCACCGCCTGCTCCTGTGCCTATGCTAACATATGCATCCGCCCCGTCACCAGTTCTAGCAATGACACATCAACCTCAGGGCAATGAATCGGTTGGTTCAAGCTCAACTGCTGGAGAAGCAGGGATGGTGATGCCACAAGTGATGCCCTCATATGCTTATCCTCCCATGATGATTCCTGCACCTCACTATGTCCAAGCAGTTTTTCCGTTTCCATACTATAGCTATGCTCCAGTGTTCTATGGGCCGCCAGTCTCTATGCAAGCATCATCATCAGGTACAGTACAAGTATCACATGAGCCTGTCAGGCCTGTTGCCGTCCACTCAGTTCCCCCGGTAAATGTCGAAGACCTATACAACATGTCCCAACTGAACCTGAAGGGTGACTCAAGTAGCAATGGTGTTGCGCCTAACTTGCCGTTGCCTCCAAATCCGAATGGGAGACCAGAGAGGCAATCTGCTTTCCATGGAAAAGGGCCTGGGAACGGCTCATCAAACGGACCAATACCGACAAAATGA